Part of the Kiritimatiellia bacterium genome is shown below.
CCCGCTTCGCGGCCGGCCGGCCCGGCGTGCTGCAGGGAACACGTACGCTCGTGCTGCAGGACCGCCACGGCCAAATCCTCCCCACGCACTCCGTCAGCGCCGGCCTGGATTACGCGGCCGTCGGCCCGGAGCACGTCTGGCTCCGCGATCGTGGCCGCGCCCGCTACACGTGGGTCAGCGACGCGACCGCGATCCGCGGCTTCGAAACGCTCGCGCAACTTGAGGGGATCCTGCCCGCGCTCGAGTCCGCCCACGCGATCGGATGGCTGCTGCGTGCCCGCCTTCGCCGCTCGGACCTCGTCATCGTCAATCTCTCCGGCCGCGGTGACAAGGACGTGCAACAGCTGGCGGAGCGCGGCGTCGGGCGGGCCCCGGAGGCGTGAGCCGATGAGCATACGCAGCATGACCGGCTTCGGCCGCGGCACCGCGCGGCGCGACGGTTTGCGGATTGATGTCGAAATCAGCACTGTGAACCGGCGCCAGCTCGATGTGCAGATTCACCTCCCCAAGGAGCTCCAATCGCTGGAATCGCGACTGCAAACTGAAATCGGCCGCTCGATTTTGCGGGGACGTGTCACTGTCAGCGTGAAGGTCGCCGTCACCGATGGCGCCGGGCCGCGCATCCGCGTCCGCACCGAGGCGGCCCGCGCCTACGTCGAAGCCTGGCGACGTCTCGCGCGAAGTCTGCACATGTCCGATCGCATCGATCTGGCGATGCTTGCGGCCATTCCGGACCTCTGGGTGGTCGAGCACCCGGAACAGGACGCCGAAGCGATCTGGCCGACGCTGCTGCGTGCGCTGCGACAGGCGCTGCGGAGCGTCGGCGCGATGCGGGCGGCGGAGGGCGCCGCGCTCGCGCGCGACCTGCGCGCGCGCTTCGCCGCCATCGGCCGGCGCCTGGTCGCGATCCGCCGCGCTGCGCCACTGGCGGCGGAGCGCCATCGCACCCGCCTGCGCCGCTGCGTCGAGGACCTCTGCTGTGCCGCCCATGTCACCCGCGATCAACTGCTCCGCGAAATCGTGACCGCGGCCGAACGCATGGACATCAGCGAGGAGCTCACCCGTCTCGACAGCCACCTCGCCCAGGCCCGCGCAATGCTCCGCCAAGCCGGCCCGATCGGCCGCAGCCTGGACTTTCTCGCGCAGGAGATGTTGCGCGAGGCCCATACGATTTCCGCCAAATGCTGCGACGGCCACATCGCGGAGGAGATCGTCGAGTTCAAATCC
Proteins encoded:
- a CDS encoding pyridoxal-phosphate dependent enzyme, translated to LLVACVGGGSNAMGLFAPFLRDRGVAMVGVEAGGLGIRPGRHAARFAAGRPGVLQGTRTLVLQDRHGQILPTHSVSAGLDYAAVGPEHVWLRDRGRARYTWVSDATAIRGFETLAQLEGILPALESAHAIGWLLRARLRRSDLVIVNLSGRGDKDVQQLAERGVGRAPEA
- a CDS encoding YicC family protein, coding for MSIRSMTGFGRGTARRDGLRIDVEISTVNRRQLDVQIHLPKELQSLESRLQTEIGRSILRGRVTVSVKVAVTDGAGPRIRVRTEAARAYVEAWRRLARSLHMSDRIDLAMLAAIPDLWVVEHPEQDAEAIWPTLLRALRQALRSVGAMRAAEGAALARDLRARFAAIGRRLVAIRRAAPLAAERHRTRLRRCVEDLCCAAHVTRDQLLREIVTAAERMDISEELTRLDSHLAQARAMLRQAGPIGRSLDFLAQEMLREAHTISAKCCDGHIAEEIVEFKSELERIREQIQNIE